In a single window of the Bacillus clarus genome:
- a CDS encoding phosphopantothenoylcysteine decarboxylase: MKEKKILITSGGCLEKWDQVRGHTNLAKGTIGRILAEELIAKGAHVIYLHGYFAEKPVDTNNQLEFHPFEGIVDLQDKLKSIITHEKIDAVIMAAAGSDWIVDKICDQEGNVLDMNGKISSDIAPIIHFQKAPKVLKQIKQWDPETILVGFKLESDISEQELIQRAGGRMEQAKANVMVANSPHSLYSRGAVHHVIGEDGDVKLCNGKDETAREIVSRLEHLCNRITAL, from the coding sequence ATGAAGGAGAAAAAGATATTAATTACAAGTGGCGGTTGTTTGGAAAAGTGGGATCAAGTGCGTGGACATACAAATTTAGCAAAAGGTACGATTGGGAGAATTCTTGCGGAAGAGCTAATCGCAAAAGGTGCACATGTTATATATTTACACGGTTATTTTGCTGAAAAGCCAGTCGATACAAATAATCAATTAGAATTCCATCCGTTTGAGGGAATCGTTGATTTACAAGATAAGCTGAAGAGTATTATTACGCATGAAAAGATTGATGCAGTCATTATGGCAGCAGCCGGATCAGATTGGATTGTAGACAAAATTTGTGATCAAGAGGGAAATGTTCTTGATATGAATGGGAAGATTTCAAGTGATATAGCACCAATTATTCATTTTCAAAAAGCGCCAAAAGTATTAAAACAAATTAAACAATGGGACCCGGAAACAATATTAGTCGGGTTTAAACTTGAAAGCGATATCAGCGAACAAGAACTCATTCAACGAGCAGGCGGAAGAATGGAACAAGCAAAAGCGAATGTAATGGTAGCGAATTCACCACATTCTTTATATTCACGTGGGGCTGTTCATCATGTTATTGGAGAAGATGGTGATGTCAAGTTGTGTAATGGAAAGGATGAAACGGCGAGAGAGATTGTGAGTAGGTTAGAACACTTATGTAATCGTATTACGGCTTTGTAA